AGTCCTGGCTTGGGTTGTGACGTTTGCGGTATATCATATCGGTTTGATGCTGGGGTATTAAGTAGATCAATAAGGGAGGGATTCGTCATGGAGACAATCATTTTGGCGCTTATCGGACTCGGGGCCGTCGGTTTTGTTGGCCGCAAGATATGGATGACTTTTCAGGGGAAAAGTTCCTGCGGCTGCGGCAGCAGCTCTTGCTCCGGTGAAAGCGCGGACAAAGGTTGTTCTTGTTGCCCCCCCAAATAGTGTGAGTATTCCCGGGCCGCGGCACGGGTGTTGTTCAGGGGAGGCATCCTTTTTGGTAAGCAGACTTCGTTTGATGTTTTTACTGGCAGTGTTAATGCCGCAGGCAGTGATGTTTTTTGTGACCCATGGTTCGGCGATGGCAACGAACAGACAGTTCAGTGAGGTGCAGGCTTGCACCTTAGCCGTTGCTTTGCTGCTGGGGTTGTTTTTACCCGGTATAGCCGCCGAGTGGGCTGTTGGTAAAAGGCTGCACCGTATGCGCCGAATGTGCTCGCGGGTTAAGCGGGGAGATTATCAGGAATTGCTGCCTGTACCCAATGAATCATCTGAAGGCGACTCACTTGATCCCCTGCTTGCGTTAATGCGCGATATGAACTGGATGGCCCGCCACATTCAAATACGGGAACAGGATATTACACGGATGATTGACGACCTGCGGCAATCCCGGGAAGCAGTGCGTGCGCAGAATCAGTTTCTTACCAATGTGAATGAGGAGCTATTAGCTGCTCAGATGGAGCTGCAGGAACGTACCACTGAGCTGGAGACTGCCTGCCGCCAAATGGAGACAATGGCCATGACCGATTCCTTGACGTCAATTGCTAACCGGCGCTGCTTTTTTGAGCATCTGGAACGGCATTTTGCCGCTAGAATATGCCGGTGCAAGCCGATATCCCTGATGATTTTGGATATTGACAGATTTAAGACAATTAACGATACCTATGGGCATCAAGCCGGCGACAGGATTTTGATGCGGCTGGCCGAAATCATTCGAGAAAGCAGCCGGGACAAGGACCTGCCGGCCCGGGTGGGCGGTGAGGAATACGCTCTTCTATTACCGGATACCGATTCCCAGGGAGCCATTGCGGTGGCCCGGCGCATTCAAAGCAAACTGGCGGTCAGCCGATTTGCTCTGGATTCCCGGGAACCGGCAACGGTTGTTTCCATAACAGTTTCTATTGGTGTGTGTACCATGGTGACACTCCCTTGCTGGGACAGGGATAAGCTGTATAGTTATGCCGATCAGGCGCTGTATTACTCAAAGAACAATGGACGCAACAGTATATCTTTTTATAATCCTGATACCGAATCAATCGCTGAGGTAAGGCTTAACTAACTGTGAGAAAGGATAACTTATGGGATCGCATTTGATTACTTTGGATGATTTGCATGAAGTAGTGGAGGCGCTGGCCTTAGCTCTGGATGCGAAAAATTCCTGCATGTGCGGGCACTCGGAACGGGTGGCGGAGTTGGCCCTGCTGTTGGCGGCAGAACTTGGCTTTTCACCGGAAGAACAGATGAAAATACATATTGGTGCCCATTTGCATGACATTGGCAAAATCGGCATTCCTGACAATATATTGAATAAAGAGGGGAAGCTGACCAAGGAGGAGTTTGATCTTATAAGGGAGCATCCGGTCATTGGTGACAGTATTGTGGGGCGAATTCAAGCTTTTCGCTCTATTGCCGACAGTGTTCGCTATCACCACGAGCGCTATGACGGAAAAGGTTACCCTGACGGTTTGCAAGGAGAAGAAATTCCGATTGAAGCCAGGATAGTAGCGGTAGCAGATTCGTTTGATGCCATGACAACCGTCCGGACTTACCGGAGAGCGGTTTCACTAAAAGAGGCACTGGCGGAGATTGTTCGCTGCCGGTCTACGCAATTCGATCCGGTGGTAGTCGATGCCTTGTTACAACTGGCCGCTGAAAATAAATTGTATAGTATGTGTTATGAACGAAATACTAAGATTGCAGTCACAGGGTAAGGCTGCAATTTTTTAAAAACCTTTAATTGAGAATGAATATCAATATTAATTAGAAAAGAGGAGAGATTTATATGTCGATTGTTATCGTTGGCGGAGATTATCTGGGAAACATCGAGAAGAACCTGTATGCCATGGGAGTCAAGGAGCTTACCCATATTTCGGGACGCAAGCCGATCGACCGGAACAAGATCAAGATTCCCCAGTCCACTTCCTTCATTTTAGTAC
The sequence above is drawn from the Propionispora hippei DSM 15287 genome and encodes:
- a CDS encoding HD-GYP domain-containing protein yields the protein MGSHLITLDDLHEVVEALALALDAKNSCMCGHSERVAELALLLAAELGFSPEEQMKIHIGAHLHDIGKIGIPDNILNKEGKLTKEEFDLIREHPVIGDSIVGRIQAFRSIADSVRYHHERYDGKGYPDGLQGEEIPIEARIVAVADSFDAMTTVRTYRRAVSLKEALAEIVRCRSTQFDPVVVDALLQLAAENKLYSMCYERNTKIAVTG
- a CDS encoding GGDEF domain-containing protein; its protein translation is MVSRLRLMFLLAVLMPQAVMFFVTHGSAMATNRQFSEVQACTLAVALLLGLFLPGIAAEWAVGKRLHRMRRMCSRVKRGDYQELLPVPNESSEGDSLDPLLALMRDMNWMARHIQIREQDITRMIDDLRQSREAVRAQNQFLTNVNEELLAAQMELQERTTELETACRQMETMAMTDSLTSIANRRCFFEHLERHFAARICRCKPISLMILDIDRFKTINDTYGHQAGDRILMRLAEIIRESSRDKDLPARVGGEEYALLLPDTDSQGAIAVARRIQSKLAVSRFALDSREPATVVSITVSIGVCTMVTLPCWDRDKLYSYADQALYYSKNNGRNSISFYNPDTESIAEVRLN
- a CDS encoding DUF2325 domain-containing protein encodes the protein MSIVIVGGDYLGNIEKNLYAMGVKELTHISGRKPIDRNKIKIPQSTSFILVLTDYINHCTAQNVKCIAKSKSIPMVFAKRSWSSVEEKIKQLETSGPSALKA
- a CDS encoding FeoB-associated Cys-rich membrane protein — translated: METIILALIGLGAVGFVGRKIWMTFQGKSSCGCGSSSCSGESADKGCSCCPPK